From the Levilactobacillus yonginensis genome, one window contains:
- a CDS encoding recombinase family protein: MKVGYARVSSTDQNLARQIKALKVARCEKIFEEKQSGKSTQNRPELQAAIAYVRQGDTLVVASLDRLSRNYDDASDIIKQIRDKQVKMEVLDAPFLSMQTGDSDMDKFMFDMLTKLLAYMAQTERKKIRERQRQGIEIAKANGKYRGTRPAYAEDSPNPQKRFIYHRIVDQLRNKATGAKISYRAIAAETGVSVQTIINIKNRLNEEIPE, translated from the coding sequence ATGAAAGTTGGTTATGCACGAGTTAGCTCAACTGATCAAAATTTGGCCCGCCAAATTAAAGCACTGAAAGTAGCCAGATGTGAGAAAATCTTTGAAGAAAAACAATCGGGCAAATCGACCCAGAACCGACCAGAATTACAGGCGGCGATTGCTTATGTGCGGCAAGGAGATACATTAGTGGTGGCCTCATTGGATCGGCTTAGTCGAAACTATGACGATGCCAGTGATATAATCAAACAGATTAGAGATAAACAAGTTAAAATGGAAGTCTTAGACGCCCCATTTCTTTCAATGCAAACTGGCGATTCAGATATGGACAAATTTATGTTCGATATGCTAACTAAGCTGCTAGCTTATATGGCCCAGACGGAGCGAAAGAAAATTCGCGAGCGTCAAAGACAAGGAATCGAGATTGCTAAGGCTAATGGAAAGTACCGCGGAACTAGACCAGCATACGCTGAAGATTCACCTAACCCACAAAAACGGTTTATTTATCATCGAATTGTTGATCAGTTAAGAAACAAAGCAACAGGAGCTAAAATCAGCTATCGTGCGATTGCGGCCGAAACTGGCGTATCGGTTCAGACTATCATTAATATCAAGAATCGGTTGAATGAAGAAATTCCCGAATAA